TTCTCGGAAGCCATCAGTTTAGTGATTCCGTCGTTCATCTTTGCCTGAAGTTCGGTGTCACCATTTCTCATAGCTACACCATATTCCTCACCGGTTGGGATGATGCCGAGCATGGCATAGACGTCTTTTCCTTTGATGTAATCGTTGATGTTTACATCATCGAAGATGACTGTCTGCACGAGTCCGTTCTCCAGAGCGACCATCGACTGCGGGAAGGTGTCGTAGAGTTTGATCTTTCCGTCTGTTACCATCTGGTCGTATTTTGCCTGACCAAAGAAGTCATCACTCTGGATGTACTGATCAGCTGAACAGCTTCTCTGAACACCGATAGTGAGATCTCCTGCCTTGAACTGGTCAAGAGTTACGGTAGATCCGTTCTTTACGGCGACACCCTGATCCACACTCCAGTAGGGAATTGAGAAGGTGACCTGGGCTGCACGTGCCGGCGTGATGGTCATTCCTGAGTAGACCATGTCGATCTTTCCTGCAAGAAGTGCCGGAATGATTCCATCCCATGCGACTGCCTTAATATCGACATTGAAACCTTCCTGTTCTGCGATCCACTGGACCGACTCAACATCGAATCCAACGAATTTTCCGCTCTCATCAACGTATGAATACGGCGGGTAGTCCCCGTCGATACCTACAACATACGTTTTTTTCTCTGTATCGTTGCCGATACAGCCTGCCGTTAGAACAGCAGCCACCACAATAAGGGCTATGATTACCCCAAAAAACACTTTTCTATCCATCTGTTAATCATTTCCATTTCTCCTATAAATCACTTACTTCCTATCTATAACGGCAGTATGATCTTTATAAAATAGTGTGTGAAATAATACTCAAATATATTATTTTTTGAAATAGAGATAACAATGGCAGTGACCAAAAGCTTCAATGTCTGCCGCGGAGTCCCTGCATGGACAGAGGTATATTTTATCGGCCTCGGCGTCCCCGGACGGGATCCGGCATGGACAGAATCGTTTTCCGTACACCAGTTTGTTTCTGGCAAGTCCTTCGATCGTAGAATCAGTCACATCTTTGTTTTCGTTCAGGACCCAGCCCTTTTTCACCGCAACTTTCTCAATTGATGGGCGGATATTCTCGGCGACTTCCAGAATTTCCTCGCGTGTGGGAATGAGATTCATTATCAAATATTCCTCCTCAGAAGTTATCAGGGTTTGGTTTGTGGATAAGATATGTCCATTATTTTTCCAGGGATTTAAGGATCATGCGTTTCTGTATCGGTTTCAGGTGGTCAAGGAATAGTATCCCTTCATGATGGTCTTTTTCATGGAGAAAAGCCCGGGCAGCTACCCCTTTGAGTTCGGTCTCGATGAGTTCGCCGGATATGTCGAGATATCTGCAGGTGATTTTTCCCGGTCGGCGGACCGGCCGCTGGATCCCCGGAATGCACGGACTTCCTTCCATCTCTTCAACGAGCGTGCCTTCTTTGAGAACTTCAGGGTTCGCCCCCCGAATGGTGACTCCGCCGATGTTTACGATGAACAGGCGTTTCGATACGCCTATCTGGGGAGCTGAAAGTCCAACACATCTGTTGTGGATCATGGTGTCCCACATATTGGTCAAAGTATCAAGCTCTGCTGTGCCGATTTTTTCAACCGTTTCTGCATGCAAAAAGAGCGCCGGATCTCCGTATTTTCGTATCTCACAGATCATATGATTCTTTTCTCACTGAAATCGTTTTAGTGTTGTGATTACACATACATATGTATGGAGTTACAGTATGATCGTCCGGGACATGCATCCGGAACTGTGAACGGGGTTTTGATCGAAGGTTTCTGCCTGCCTGTTCCTTCTTCGAATATGATATTCATTACAACTCCCGGAGGTTTTGTTGGATGCGGATTTTTTGATATGCGTACGTTTGCAAAACTCGGGATACATGCCGTCAGGATCACCGGCGTATCAACGCTCGAAGAGCTTCTTGCAGGGAAGATCTCAGAGGTCACCGAGTCTGCAGAAAAATCAGGGATCAGAATAGGAATGACCGGGTACGATGCACTTTTGCGGTTTTGCCCCTGATAAACCTTATCTCTAACCAAAGTTTTTTTAGCAATCACTTCGTTGTATTATCTATGAAACAGTCTATTCTCACTTTACTCGTGTTAGTGGCTGCCCTTTCCTTACTTTGTCTGCCGGCATTGGCAATCGAGGTAGGTTCGGATACGGCAGCCATTTATGTAACGTCTTCTCCTTCTGGGGCTACCGCTACTGATTCTGCTACCGGGAACACCGTTACTACGCCGGGCACTTTTATCGTCTACACGACCGGCACTCCAACGGATCATTACATCACCGTGTCGAAAAGCGGGTATTATGATTATCATTATGATGCCGGTTCCATCTTCACTGTGGGAGATTATGTCACGGTCAATGCTATATTGATCCCGATCCAGACCAATGGTTACCTTTCAATCTCCTCAAGTCCCTCGGGTGCCATTGTCTACATCGATGGTATATACAAAGGCGTCAGTCCGCTGACAGTTACTCTTCCAGCCGGTCCACACAGCATTCGCATGGTGATGTCAGGGTATAACGCATGGTCAGGCTCAACAACCGTGAATGCAGGTCAGACCACATCTGTTTCCGCCTCTCTGGATCCAACCGTGACATATGGGTATCTCTCCGTTTCTTCCAGCCCGTCGAATGCGGATGTTTACATCAATGGTGTTTACAAAGGAGATACTTCATTCACGATCGGTTTGAATCCGGGAACCTATCAGGTCATGGTAAAGAAATCAGGTTACACCTCCTATTCGACTACAGCGACCGTGAACACGGGGACGACAACTTCTGTTTCGGCAAATCTCCAGCCGAGTGCGAATGCCTATGTCCAGATCGCTTCCTATCCGTCTGGCGCCGCAGTCTATATTGACGGGAGCTATGTTGGAAACACCCAGTATTCAACAGCATCCAACCCGAACTACCTGGATGCGGGTCCGTTTACACCTGGAACGTCCCACACACTCCTTTTCACCCTTGATGGATTCAATCCCTACTCAACATCATTCATATTGAGTTCTGGTGAGACCAGAACGATTTCAGTGACGATGGTACCGGTTACGCCGGTAATTACTACCGCAACTCTTCAGATCTCATCAGATCCGTCTGGTGCTAGTGTTTATGTAGACAATGTGTTCAGAGGAGTTACCCCGGTGAATTTAAACGACATCACAGCCGGCACTCACACAGTACTTCTCCAGAACATTGGATATGATGACTGGTCTCAGTCCATCTCCTTCTCAGCCGGTCAGACCGTTGAGAGAACCGTTGTGCTGTCTCCGACAGTCGTTCCAACACCGACCTCCACACCGATCCCAATCATTGGTATTCTCGCCGGGCTTGGTGCCTGCGGAATACTGTTCGCTGCAAGACGCCGGTAATTCTCCCGGTTCTTGTAACAACTCTTTTTTTGTAAGCCGTTCCTTTTTGCAAACGATTTGATGTACGATTCCATCATCTTTCTTCGATGAAAGACTGCCACGGCTAAAGAGTTGGCGTAAACGACAATAAAATACTAAAAAAAAGTTAGATGCAGTCCTTTAAGTGGAACTTAAAGGGACCGAGGTTTCCGCCGTAGTTTCCTGCGGTGATCTTGACGACACCAGGTACTCTGCATGCTGCCTGGACACCGGCTTTCATTGCCTCATTTATTGCTGCTTCGGACACACCGTCGATGACGATCTCATAGACTGCCTTGACGCCTACTGGAATCTCGGTCTCGGGG
This Methanocorpusculum sp. DNA region includes the following protein-coding sequences:
- a CDS encoding transporter substrate-binding domain-containing protein, with the translated sequence MDRKVFFGVIIALIVVAAVLTAGCIGNDTEKKTYVVGIDGDYPPYSYVDESGKFVGFDVESVQWIAEQEGFNVDIKAVAWDGIIPALLAGKIDMVYSGMTITPARAAQVTFSIPYWSVDQGVAVKNGSTVTLDQFKAGDLTIGVQRSCSADQYIQSDDFFGQAKYDQMVTDGKIKLYDTFPQSMVALENGLVQTVIFDDVNINDYIKGKDVYAMLGIIPTGEEYGVAMRNGDTELQAKMNDGITKLMASEKWNELLAKYLIEA
- a CDS encoding ferredoxin-thioredoxin reductase catalytic domain-containing protein, with product MNLIPTREEILEVAENIRPSIEKVAVKKGWVLNENKDVTDSTIEGLARNKLVYGKRFCPCRIPSGDAEADKIYLCPCRDSAADIEAFGHCHCYLYFKK
- a CDS encoding peptide deformylase; the encoded protein is MICEIRKYGDPALFLHAETVEKIGTAELDTLTNMWDTMIHNRCVGLSAPQIGVSKRLFIVNIGGVTIRGANPEVLKEGTLVEEMEGSPCIPGIQRPVRRPGKITCRYLDISGELIETELKGVAARAFLHEKDHHEGILFLDHLKPIQKRMILKSLEK
- a CDS encoding YunC family protein, encoding MELQYDRPGHASGTVNGVLIEGFCLPVPSSNMIFITTPGGFVGCGFFDMRTFAKLGIHAVRITGVSTLEELLAGKISEVTESAEKSGIRIGMTGYDALLRFCP
- a CDS encoding PEGA domain-containing protein — encoded protein: MKQSILTLLVLVAALSLLCLPALAIEVGSDTAAIYVTSSPSGATATDSATGNTVTTPGTFIVYTTGTPTDHYITVSKSGYYDYHYDAGSIFTVGDYVTVNAILIPIQTNGYLSISSSPSGAIVYIDGIYKGVSPLTVTLPAGPHSIRMVMSGYNAWSGSTTVNAGQTTSVSASLDPTVTYGYLSVSSSPSNADVYINGVYKGDTSFTIGLNPGTYQVMVKKSGYTSYSTTATVNTGTTTSVSANLQPSANAYVQIASYPSGAAVYIDGSYVGNTQYSTASNPNYLDAGPFTPGTSHTLLFTLDGFNPYSTSFILSSGETRTISVTMVPVTPVITTATLQISSDPSGASVYVDNVFRGVTPVNLNDITAGTHTVLLQNIGYDDWSQSISFSAGQTVERTVVLSPTVVPTPTSTPIPIIGILAGLGACGILFAARRR